TGGGGAATACAACCGCGCCATCGACCTCAAAACCGGCTTAGCCCGTCAAAAAACATCCCTGGACGAAAAATATGCTCTCTACGATCAAAGCTGGTCAATCTCCCAAGACAAACTCAAAGACCCTGTCAAAACCCAGGCTCTGAAAAACGAGTTCATCAGGGATTTCCCTTCCAGCAATTACGCTTTCCTCCTCAGGGTTGACCTAATTGAAGAAATGAGGAAAGAACCCGCCAAACTCGGTAGTGCTGCCAGCATGTATTTGGATCTTCACAGAGACGTCAAGGCAGGCTCAATCGACAGCGGGGAAGTCACTCCTCAGGATGTATATCTCTGGGCGGTTGATATTTACAGGGATCAAAAAAATGAGGATAAGGTAATTGAAACCCTCAGCTATTTTGTTCAGACCTATCCGACCCATCCCAGAACCATTGATTTTCTTGCCCTTTTGGCAGACACGCATCTTGCCCGTGGGGACGAAGACAATTTTGAATACTATGCCCGTGAGCTCTATCAGAGTGATAAAACCAAGAGCGACCGCTACCTCGTGGTGGCAAATCGCAAATTGGGAGCCTTGGCTCAGGATTTCGATGCTGCTTATGAAGAAAAGAATTGGAATCTGGCTTTCGATAAGCGCGATGACTTCAAACTCCAGGAATCCAAATATATCGCCGAAGGGTTGCGCGTTAACACATCAAAAGCCCACGAAGCTTTCTCTTTTGCCGAAAAAGAATATGCCGCCATCCTGGCCAGACAGGATTATCTGACCAGTTTTGACCGCCAACTCGACGGCATCGAAAAAGGCGAATTCCTCACCAGCACGCCGAACCAATTGATATCTGTGACCGCACAGACCACTTGGCAAAAGCACTTATTTGGAGGCACCCCAAACCGGGTTCCCGCCTTCAAGGAAAGAACCGAACGCGAAGTGCAAAAGATTGTTAAATTGCTCCAAAATGATCAAGCTGACCATCTGGATAACCAACGCCGTCTCCGCGCTCTCAGCCTCATTGCCAAAATTAACGACCATGCCGCCAACGTGGTGGAAACCCAGATAAACAAATACATCCAGACAACAAATGAAATGGCGGGCTTCAGAGACCGCAGGCAATACAGTCAGGCACAATTTGACAGACTGATTAATGACCAGATTCTGCCCTACTCACAGCCTTACGTGGATATGTTCCTGGCCAGCTCCAGTGCAATCTCTTTGGATATCGACAACAACAATTTCACCGCTGGCTACTACGATATATACGCAAACACCGCCAACGACAAGCTCTTGGAGCGCAATTTGTTACCGGATTATGCCGAGGAACCCCATCCCCTGAATGCGGATTGGAAAATCACTTTGGTTAAACCCAACGGCAGCAGCCAAAAACTCAATATCTCCAGCTTTGGTTTGGAAACAATGACCAACGGACGAGATTTGGCTGCCTACGAGATTCCAGCCGGTCACAATCTGTCACTGGAGCGGGAATTCAACTTCCCCACAAAACCCGAATTTGCCTATCTCTATCTGGTTTACGACCAACAACCCCAGCTAACGCTGAACTCAAAAAAACTGGATCCAGTTTACATCCCTGTGGATGAACTTACCACGGGCAAAGTTTACGCGCTGCGCATACCTGGGGATGTCTTCAGAGAAGGCAAAAACAGCTTCCAGGGAAGTTTTCCAAATTCCACTGCGATAGGCGCGCCCATCCGTTTTGGAGCCAGCTTCTTCTTTGAAGCGGACGATGAATCCTATGATTTATTCTTGGATTCACAGAATATCGTTTCGGACTCGGATTGGATTGTGATTGTGAAAGACCCTGAAACTGGGGAAGACACGAGGTCCTACGCCGTTGTCGCTGAATATTTTAACCTGCCCGTGGATAAATCCATCTTCCTCACAGATGAATCCGCCCTGCCCATTTGGGCTCAAGAAACGCAGGATTTCCTCTATGAGACGGTAATATTTGAAAAACAGTTTGAGCTGGAAGTGGAATTGCTGGAAGCCCATCTGGATTTTGTGGCGCCAAACAGTGCCGTGATTCTGCTGAATGGCAGGCGGTTGGGACAAGCATATCAGATGGAGTATAACACCGAACCTTTCAAAGCCAAACCCATCCGGGTGGAACTCCCTGTGACGAACCTTCGCACGGGGCTCAACACCCTCAGGATTGAGGTTCATAACAACTCTTCCCTGAACCGGGGAATGATGGCCCAGCTTAGTTTGATACAGTTCTCCAAGGAGTAACATAGATGAAGAAACTTTTGATTGTCAGCACCCTGCTTCTGTTTGGCATCACGTTTTGTCTGGCGCAGGTCAACATTAGCCCTGCTCCCCAGCAAGATGAGATCCCGGAGCTTCAGATCCAGATCAAGACCATGATGCCCGATATCAGCGTGGTCCAGATTAAATCCGACACCTACGCGCCGGCTGCCAAGTATGATTTCACCATAAACATGGATGTAATCAGGCAAGCCAGCAAACAACAACTTGAAAATTGGAACCAAAAAATAAAGAATTGGCTAGAGGAGTCAAAATGAAAGCTAAACATATCGTTCTCGTGATCCTAACATTATTCGTTGCGGTTGGAGCCCTTTCAGCTCAAACAGCAACCACGGCCCAAACAGAAACCGTGAATCTTGCCACCATCTTCAATGATAGTGGGATCTTTGGCTATTTAATTGTGCTGGTCTTCCTCATCGGTATCGTTTACGCTATCGTACGTTATGTCCAGCTTTACCACCGGGAAAAAATCAACGCCCAAAACCTTTACAAAAGCCTCAAAGGCTACATCAAAAACAACCAGATTGATGAAGCCATCAAGATTACGGACAAGCTGAAAAGCACCACACTCGGTTTCATATTCTTCAGCGGACTTTCCGTTTATAAAGATGTGCGCCAGAGCGCGAAATCTCATGAAGATATCAGCGACCAGGTCCAGAACGCCTTCGACGAAGCGGTTCTGCAAAAGGTTTACAAGCTGGATGCCGGTCTCTTTTGGTTTGACACCCTGGCTCAGGTTTGCACCTATTTGGGGCTTCTGGGAACGATTTGGGGTCTTCTGTTGGCCTTTGCCGCTCTCAGCAATCCCGAAATTGCTGACTCCCAAAAGAACCTCTTGCTTTCAGCCGGGATAAAAACCGCCATTGGCACCACAGCGCTGGGGCTCTTGGCTGCCATCCCGCTCACATTCATAAAAGGATGGCTGATGGGCAGGGCTCAAAAGCTGATCAACGAAATCGACGAATATAGCGTAAAACTGATTAACTTTATCAATATCTCAGCAAAAGGATAAGAAAATGGCATACCGTCCTTCAGCAGGAAGGAACCAACGCCCAGTTAGCGAGCCGAAGATTCCGGACATCACTCCGATTATGAATCTTTTTCTCACCATCATTCCTTTTCTGCTTCTGATGTTGGTGATAACCCAGGTGGCGCTGGTGGCCTTCAATTTTTCCGCCGCTCCCCCGGGTGCGTCAGCCTCTCTTGATGGCACTGGAGGTTCCCAAAAGGATATACCGGACATCACGGTGATTATCATGGCTTCCACGGATCCCCAAAACACCATCAGTCCCGGTTTTGAGATTAGGGAACCCAGCCAAACTTCCAAGGTGGATATGGTCGCTGGACGGTTTGATTATGTCTCGCTGAACGCCAACCTGAAACGGATTAGAGAAAACTATCCGGATCTTAAAGATATCAGTGTGGCGCCCTACGACGACGTGGAATATAACGATTTGATCAAAACCATCGATATCTGCCGTAACAACAATTTTAGCGGGGTTCATTACAAGGCTCCTCAAGTTCGATACTATGTGGGAGGAAGTTCATGAGTCATCTGATGAAATCCAAAACCCTAAACCGCAAGGTGCGCAGAAAATTCCCCGAAAGCAGTGGTCTTTCCATCATTTCGCTGGTGGATATCCTCACCATTCTGCTGGTTTTCCTCATGAAAAACGTGTCCATGGAAGTGCAGAAACACACCATGCCAAACAACATGACCTTTCCGGTCACCATGGAAAAACGCGACCTGCTGGAAAACAAGGGAACCACTCTGGTTCAGATTTATCCAGACCGCATCCTGTTGGGAGAGCAAGGCATCTATTTTGGAACCTTGCAAGAGTTTGCCAGCGACCAAAATAAACGCGAAGCAATCTTCAACTATCTGCAAAACACAGCTTTGGAGATTTTGGCAGACAAAGATGACGACGGCAATCCCAAAACTCCCACAGCCCTGCTGATTCAAGCGGATAAAAGCATACCTTGCTGGTATATCACCGAATTTGTAAGCTTGGGAACCAGCTCCTTTCACGATTACATCTATTTTGCCACCCTCCTGGAAACTGATTGGCTTGAAAAAAGTAAATCGATCACCAGTGGGTAAGGAGGTATGATGGCAAAGACAATATTAAACCTGCAATTGTTCTATCGCGGCA
The sequence above is a segment of the Candidatus Cloacimonadota bacterium genome. Coding sequences within it:
- a CDS encoding biopolymer transporter ExbD, yielding MSHLMKSKTLNRKVRRKFPESSGLSIISLVDILTILLVFLMKNVSMEVQKHTMPNNMTFPVTMEKRDLLENKGTTLVQIYPDRILLGEQGIYFGTLQEFASDQNKREAIFNYLQNTALEILADKDDDGNPKTPTALLIQADKSIPCWYITEFVSLGTSSFHDYIYFATLLETDWLEKSKSITSG
- a CDS encoding MotA/TolQ/ExbB proton channel family protein gives rise to the protein MKAKHIVLVILTLFVAVGALSAQTATTAQTETVNLATIFNDSGIFGYLIVLVFLIGIVYAIVRYVQLYHREKINAQNLYKSLKGYIKNNQIDEAIKITDKLKSTTLGFIFFSGLSVYKDVRQSAKSHEDISDQVQNAFDEAVLQKVYKLDAGLFWFDTLAQVCTYLGLLGTIWGLLLAFAALSNPEIADSQKNLLLSAGIKTAIGTTALGLLAAIPLTFIKGWLMGRAQKLINEIDEYSVKLINFINISAKG